CGCGCGTCATTGATGATCTGACCCGCCGGGTGAAACGCAAGGCGCTCGCGGACCCGCAGGCGCTGCTCGCGGCGCTGAAAGAGGCGTTGCGTCAGATCCTCATCGCCGCGGCAGCCCCCGTCCGGCAGGCGGCCCCGGACCGGCCCCAGGTGGTCCTGATGGTGGGGGTCAACGGGGCCGGCAAGACGACGACCATCGGCAAGCTCGCGCGCTACCTGCAGGCGGACGGCAACAGCATCATGCTGGCTGCGGGGGACACCTTCCGCGCCGCCGCGGTGGAGCAGCTACAGGCCTGGGGCGAGCGCAACCGGGTGCCGGTGATCGCCCAGAAGGGCGGGGCGGACTCCGCCTCGGTGATCTTCGACGCGCTGCAGGCGGCGACCGCCCGCGGGGTGGACGTGCTGATCGCCGACACCGCCGGGCGTCTCCATACCAAGACCAACCTGATGGACGAACTGACCAAAATCGCCCGGGTGATGCGCAAGATCGACCCGCAGGCCCCGCACGAGGTGCTGCTGGTGGTAGACGCCACCACGGGTCAGAACGGGCTCAATCAGGCGGTGCAGTTCCACCAGGCGGTGCCCCTGACCGGGATCGCCCTGACCAAGCTCGACGGCACTGCCAAGGGCGGCATCGTCTTCGCCATCGCGGAGAAGCTCAAGGTGCCGATTCGCTTCATCGGGGTGGGGGAGTCGATCGAGGACCTGCGGCCCTTCGACGCCGATGAGTTCCTGGATGCCCTGTTGGGGCAGTAGGCGGGTCCGCGGTGGTCGCCATCTGCACACGCGGCGCTGGATGAAGTAACTGTAATCTGCCTGTAATATTGTGCGGGTAATATCAGAACTTAACGAATAATAAGGATATTTTTCGGGCATCGTCAGAGCATATCGGAAGGATCGGAACATTCGATGCCCCGTTTGCCGGAATGGCTATTGTACAAACCGCCAACCTTGCCTAAAGTCCTCCCAAGCCTTGAAGCAGGCGGTCGCCGCAACCACTGTAAAGTTGCTGGTAAAATCCGCAGTGTTCTGCTAGGCTTTTGTTCCAGGCGTCCAACTCAGGTACCAAGCACATGGCCAAAGATTTCGCTCTCATGCCCACCGGCAATATCGATGCGTACATCAGCGCCTCCTACCAGATCCCGGTGCTGACCCCCGAGGAGGAGCGGAGCCTCGCCGAGAACCTGCGCGACCATGGTGATATGGAGGCGGCGCGGCGGATGGTGATGTCCCACCTGCGGTTCGTGATCCGTATTGCCCGCGGTTACTTGGGCTACGGCCTGCCCCTGCCGGACCTGATCCAGGAGGGCACGGTGGGC
The DNA window shown above is from Candidatus Thiodictyon syntrophicum and carries:
- the ftsY gene encoding signal recognition particle-docking protein FtsY, with translation MIPIRDQPVDWELPEVRQGLFSRLRERLSRSRTQLGSGLGNLFLGRKKIDDELMEELETLLLTADVGIDATARVIDDLTRRVKRKALADPQALLAALKEALRQILIAAAAPVRQAAPDRPQVVLMVGVNGAGKTTTIGKLARYLQADGNSIMLAAGDTFRAAAVEQLQAWGERNRVPVIAQKGGADSASVIFDALQAATARGVDVLIADTAGRLHTKTNLMDELTKIARVMRKIDPQAPHEVLLVVDATTGQNGLNQAVQFHQAVPLTGIALTKLDGTAKGGIVFAIAEKLKVPIRFIGVGESIEDLRPFDADEFLDALLGQ